In one Corallococcus sp. EGB genomic region, the following are encoded:
- a CDS encoding DUF4397 domain-containing protein — translation MAWMRGKTLLVVALTSLGVFAPACGGGAAEDPGTPPAQDGPVLVPPTQAQLRIVQASPGSPAMDVYLAGDPTPVARAVAYGATTAYLTRDAGAVTVELRPTGATASSPPILSQRVGMEAGTRWTVVTAGAFGATDPSTAMRTLVLRDNTVPADGGQTRVRIVNAGTDAPTVGVDLGNDGSVEVESLARFQDSGEAALVLPSGAAFQVGLRTGGKALTSFTVPAAGSGTDTLIIATGLMSAPARAGDGFSLLTAGRDGTLAILRQNPTVYVLHAAPDAPALDLFASDHEFSGGLSYGALSSPLQVPPGTYTLDFFAATPGTQRPTGDPVVTATTPTLVPGERYLMVAAGYLVPPRPTASRFTLLPLMDRFSSDPANLRLRWVHAAADTPAVDVGPLGSERRVLPDAPFLDVPFASATAQDGLPLPPGGTVTLGVVPSNDANRAPRTSFSVKPQPDTRAFAVATDTLGSAPGSWDLQLLWVDATRTPWTVSTQAHAP, via the coding sequence ATGGCCTGGATGCGGGGGAAGACACTGCTCGTCGTCGCGCTCACGTCGCTGGGCGTTTTCGCGCCCGCGTGCGGAGGCGGCGCGGCGGAGGACCCCGGGACGCCGCCCGCCCAGGACGGTCCGGTGCTCGTCCCGCCCACGCAGGCGCAGCTGCGCATCGTGCAGGCCTCGCCGGGCTCACCCGCGATGGACGTCTACCTCGCCGGGGACCCCACGCCCGTGGCCCGGGCCGTGGCCTATGGCGCCACCACCGCCTACCTCACGCGCGACGCGGGCGCCGTCACCGTGGAGCTGCGGCCCACGGGCGCGACGGCCAGCTCGCCGCCCATCCTGTCCCAGCGCGTGGGCATGGAGGCCGGGACGCGCTGGACGGTGGTGACCGCGGGTGCGTTCGGCGCCACGGACCCCAGCACGGCGATGCGCACGCTGGTGCTTCGCGACAACACCGTGCCCGCGGATGGCGGCCAGACGCGCGTGCGTATCGTCAACGCCGGCACGGACGCGCCCACGGTGGGCGTGGACCTGGGCAATGACGGCTCGGTGGAGGTGGAGTCGCTCGCGCGCTTCCAGGACTCGGGAGAGGCGGCGCTGGTGCTGCCGTCGGGCGCCGCGTTCCAGGTGGGGCTTCGCACGGGCGGCAAGGCGCTGACGTCCTTCACCGTACCCGCGGCCGGCTCCGGCACCGACACGCTCATCATCGCCACGGGCCTCATGTCCGCGCCCGCACGCGCGGGGGACGGCTTCTCGCTGCTCACCGCGGGCCGCGACGGCACGCTGGCCATCCTCCGGCAGAACCCGACGGTATACGTGCTGCACGCGGCTCCGGACGCGCCCGCGCTGGACCTCTTCGCCAGCGACCATGAATTTTCCGGCGGGCTCTCCTACGGCGCGCTGTCCTCGCCGCTCCAGGTGCCGCCGGGCACGTACACCCTGGACTTCTTCGCCGCCACGCCCGGGACACAGCGCCCCACGGGCGACCCGGTGGTGACGGCGACGACGCCCACGCTCGTCCCGGGGGAGCGCTACCTGATGGTCGCCGCGGGTTACCTCGTGCCGCCACGGCCGACGGCGTCGCGCTTCACGCTGCTGCCCCTGATGGATCGCTTCTCGAGCGACCCCGCCAACCTGCGCCTGCGCTGGGTGCACGCGGCGGCGGACACGCCCGCCGTGGACGTGGGCCCGCTGGGCTCGGAGCGCCGCGTGCTGCCGGACGCGCCCTTCCTCGACGTGCCCTTCGCCTCGGCCACCGCGCAGGACGGCCTGCCGCTGCCTCCGGGCGGCACCGTCACGCTGGGCGTGGTGCCGTCCAATGATGCCAACCGCGCGCCGCGCACGAGCTTCTCCGTGAAGCCCCAGCCGGACACGCGCGCCTTCGCCGTGGCCACCGACACGCTCGGCTCCGCGCCCGGCAGCTGGGACCTGCAGCTCTTGTGGGTGGACGCCACCCGCACGCCGTGGACCGTGAGCACGCAGGCCCACGCGCCCTGA
- a CDS encoding autotransporter outer membrane beta-barrel domain-containing protein, whose translation MQWKLAVPLALVSAGAFAEEGVTTGSFPVERRNVVTVSVPLQSLNQLSLEGERVMGEHFSVGLGVFASFTDVRSRFDEVQPGGVEGFDSGNWQLGLSPSVRFYLTGRAPQGLWVSPHLDVAVGRTTNETVVSPEVGTPPDNEPTKVWSVGGAAVVGYSVVLEPGFTVQGGVGFGARREALAYDSLTGSLNGGLEMKRIHQHAWLLTQRILLNVGWAF comes from the coding sequence ATGCAGTGGAAGTTGGCGGTGCCGTTGGCGCTGGTATCGGCGGGGGCCTTCGCGGAGGAGGGCGTCACCACGGGGTCGTTCCCGGTGGAGCGGCGAAACGTGGTGACTGTGTCCGTCCCCCTCCAGAGCTTGAATCAGCTGTCCCTGGAGGGCGAGCGCGTGATGGGGGAGCACTTCTCCGTGGGGTTGGGCGTGTTCGCATCCTTCACGGACGTGCGTTCGCGGTTCGACGAGGTCCAGCCCGGCGGCGTGGAGGGCTTCGACAGCGGGAATTGGCAGCTCGGCCTCTCGCCTTCGGTGCGTTTCTACCTGACGGGCCGGGCGCCCCAGGGGCTCTGGGTTTCACCGCACCTGGATGTGGCCGTGGGGCGCACCACCAACGAGACGGTGGTGAGCCCGGAGGTGGGGACGCCGCCCGACAACGAACCCACGAAGGTCTGGTCCGTGGGCGGGGCGGCGGTCGTGGGGTACAGCGTGGTGCTGGAGCCCGGCTTCACGGTGCAGGGCGGCGTGGGGTTCGGGGCCCGCCGCGAGGCGCTGGCCTACGACTCCTTGACCGGGAGCTTGAACGGCGGTCTGGAGATGAAGCGGATCCACCAGCACGCGTGGCTCCTCACCCAGCGCATCCTGCTCAACGTGGGCTGGGCCTTCTGA
- a CDS encoding ABC transporter ATP-binding protein codes for MLSLRNLVKVYPGPVTALRGVDLDVPKGMFGLLGPNGAGKSTLMKILSGLLEPTSGEVTLDGLDLVRHPEALRPHLGYLPQEFGFYPYLSGQDMLRYLLELKGVTAPQGLKVLCDQLLERVNLTFAAKRKVKEYSGGMRQRLGIAQALAGDPKLIIVDEPTAGLDPEERQRFYRLLAEVAHERTVLLSTHIVEDVAMLCPRFAVIRQGRVVAITSPTEAKAALHDTLFEGTVPPADMAAFQQAHRVTQAVLFEGRNRVRIHAAPGTPVPPGFERTPPTLEDAYLLLMKDAPEPTAPAPVAPESAPAVGT; via the coding sequence ATGCTCAGCCTGCGCAATCTGGTGAAGGTGTATCCGGGCCCGGTGACGGCCCTGCGTGGCGTGGACCTGGACGTCCCCAAGGGGATGTTCGGCCTGCTCGGGCCCAACGGCGCGGGCAAGTCCACCCTGATGAAAATCCTCTCCGGCCTGCTGGAGCCGACCTCTGGGGAGGTGACGCTCGACGGCCTGGACCTCGTGCGCCACCCGGAGGCGCTGCGTCCGCACCTGGGCTACCTGCCGCAGGAGTTCGGCTTCTACCCGTACCTCTCCGGACAGGACATGCTGCGCTACCTGCTGGAGCTCAAGGGCGTCACCGCGCCGCAGGGACTGAAGGTCCTGTGTGACCAGCTGTTGGAGCGCGTGAACCTCACCTTCGCGGCGAAGCGCAAGGTGAAGGAGTACTCCGGCGGCATGCGGCAGCGGCTGGGCATCGCGCAGGCGCTGGCCGGCGACCCCAAGCTCATCATCGTGGACGAGCCCACCGCGGGCCTGGACCCCGAGGAGCGCCAGCGCTTCTACCGGCTGCTCGCGGAGGTCGCCCATGAGCGCACGGTGCTCCTGTCCACGCACATCGTGGAGGACGTGGCCATGCTCTGCCCGCGCTTCGCCGTCATCCGCCAGGGCCGCGTGGTGGCCATCACCAGCCCCACGGAAGCGAAGGCCGCTCTCCACGACACCCTCTTCGAGGGCACCGTCCCCCCGGCCGACATGGCCGCCTTCCAACAGGCCCACCGCGTCACCCAGGCCGTGCTCTTCGAGGGCAGGAACCGCGTGCGCATCCACGCGGCCCCGGGCACGCCCGTGCCCCCAGGCTTCGAGCGCACGCCGCCCACGCTGGAGGACGCCTACCTGCTGCTGATGAAGGACGCGCCCGAGCCCACGGCCCCGGCGCCCGTGGCTCCGGAGTCCGCCCCGGCGGTGGGCACATGA
- a CDS encoding sensor histidine kinase KdpD — MANAARLEEADRKKNEFLAMLAHELRNPLAAISVAVQLLGQKDSNGLSAAAARRRAILERQVSHLRHLVDDLLDVSRITRGKYALRRGRLDLHSVLQHTLAAARPVMEERKLILREALSTGPCWGDGDRTRLEQVFTNLLDNASKDSPEGGIVTVGAHVAEGSRVRVSAQDTGIGLWPEYQERIFELFAQLDAGLARSRGGLGIGLTLVRHLVEEHGGQAEVFSEGRGQGSTFTVTLPLLTEGARPEATVERIESRRGK, encoded by the coding sequence GCAAGAAGAACGAGTTCCTCGCCATGCTCGCCCACGAGCTGCGCAACCCCCTGGCCGCCATCTCCGTCGCGGTGCAACTGCTCGGGCAGAAGGACTCCAATGGCCTGTCCGCGGCCGCCGCGCGCCGCCGCGCCATCCTCGAGCGGCAGGTGAGCCACCTGCGCCACCTGGTGGATGACCTGCTCGACGTCAGCCGCATCACCCGGGGCAAGTACGCCCTGCGCCGCGGCCGGCTGGACCTCCACTCCGTGCTGCAACACACGCTCGCCGCCGCGCGGCCCGTGATGGAGGAGCGCAAGCTCATCCTGCGCGAAGCCCTCTCCACCGGACCCTGTTGGGGGGACGGCGACCGGACGCGCCTGGAGCAGGTCTTCACCAACCTGCTCGACAACGCCTCCAAGGATTCGCCTGAAGGCGGCATCGTCACCGTGGGCGCCCACGTGGCCGAGGGCTCCCGGGTGCGCGTCTCCGCGCAGGACACAGGAATCGGCCTGTGGCCAGAGTACCAGGAGCGCATCTTCGAGCTCTTCGCGCAGCTGGACGCGGGGCTCGCGCGCAGCCGGGGCGGACTGGGCATTGGCCTGACGCTGGTGCGCCACCTGGTGGAGGAGCACGGCGGCCAGGCGGAGGTCTTCAGCGAGGGCCGGGGCCAGGGCAGCACGTTCACCGTCACGCTGCCGCTGCTCACGGAGGGTGCGCGGCCTGAAGCCACCGTGGAGCGCATCGAGTCCCGCAGGGGCAAGTGA
- a CDS encoding acyltransferase — translation MASSRQQLDALTGLRFLAAAHVVAYHVYHLVFTGAEAPPALHGLLDSGYVGVSFFFVLSGFILGYNYLERPPDTREARKAFWVARFARIYPVYVLGLAIAAPAYLKGLRDAWAVEPSEALRQAEALVLTPLLLQSWTPWTALVWNGAGWSLAVEAVFYALFPFLAGRMNRLGTRALTVGVVLAYGAALLLPALYMVVDPDRTGGTASAYNSGPWMLALRFNPLARVPEFVLGILAARLFMLRAGAAPRPRPVLLAVVGGGVVAALLGSTSLPFPLLHNGLLAPVFAALILLLARSEGVVARVLASRPLRLLGEASYALYLLHMPLLFAWKSVLKRLGASPTSVWAVAVFCVGTVCTSVLAYERVEKPARGWIRDQWVRRGAGQRDAGLQPRT, via the coding sequence ATGGCTTCCTCCCGGCAGCAGCTGGATGCGCTCACGGGGCTGCGGTTCCTCGCGGCCGCGCACGTCGTCGCCTACCACGTGTATCACCTGGTGTTCACCGGCGCGGAGGCACCACCGGCGCTGCATGGGCTGCTCGACAGCGGGTACGTGGGCGTCAGCTTCTTCTTCGTCCTGTCGGGCTTCATCCTTGGCTACAACTACCTGGAGCGGCCGCCGGACACGCGTGAGGCGCGCAAGGCATTCTGGGTGGCCCGCTTCGCGCGCATCTATCCCGTCTATGTGTTGGGCCTGGCCATCGCCGCGCCCGCGTACCTCAAGGGGCTGCGCGACGCGTGGGCAGTGGAGCCGTCGGAGGCGTTGCGGCAGGCGGAGGCGTTGGTGCTCACGCCGCTGCTGCTCCAGAGCTGGACGCCGTGGACGGCGCTGGTGTGGAACGGCGCGGGCTGGTCGCTGGCGGTGGAGGCGGTCTTCTACGCGCTCTTCCCCTTCCTGGCGGGGCGGATGAACCGGCTGGGGACCCGAGCGCTCACGGTGGGCGTGGTGCTCGCGTATGGGGCCGCGCTGTTGCTGCCGGCGCTCTACATGGTGGTGGATCCGGATCGCACCGGGGGCACGGCGTCCGCATACAACTCCGGACCGTGGATGCTGGCGCTGCGCTTCAACCCGCTGGCGCGGGTGCCGGAGTTCGTCCTGGGCATCCTCGCGGCCCGCCTCTTCATGCTGCGCGCGGGAGCGGCGCCGCGTCCGCGTCCGGTGCTGCTGGCGGTGGTGGGAGGCGGGGTCGTCGCGGCGCTCCTGGGGAGCACCTCGCTGCCCTTCCCGCTGCTGCACAATGGGCTGCTGGCGCCGGTGTTCGCGGCGTTGATCCTCCTGCTGGCTCGGAGCGAGGGCGTGGTGGCGCGGGTGCTGGCCTCCCGGCCGCTGCGTCTGCTGGGAGAGGCGAGCTACGCGCTCTACCTGCTGCACATGCCGCTGCTGTTCGCCTGGAAGTCGGTGCTCAAGCGGCTGGGTGCGTCGCCCACGTCGGTTTGGGCGGTGGCGGTGTTCTGCGTGGGGACGGTGTGCACGAGCGTGCTCGCGTATGAGCGCGTGGAGAAGCCCGCGCGCGGATGGATCCGCGACCAGTGGGTGCGCCGGGGCGCGGGGCAGCGCGACGCGGGCCTCCAGCCTCGGACGTAG
- a CDS encoding FadR/GntR family transcriptional regulator: protein MGMGRGGLVAYVEAELERDIALGRLPPSGQFGSEAKLARRHNVCRGTIREALRRLAARGLVVQRSGRKTRAVALDESLTLENLGLALHDARSPEARWLLEGYFSLRRQVLVELLVDCCAKASERDLDVLGSLCFRLWDAAKWELGERCAQVEFELLRLAARVAERPGHVLLVQSLQRAFLGGPARLLPFMECEALRQWVICATDALRERDTRALQQDLPKLMKACDDRLLNAFAPVPKEAVSAESPCAQECFSNDPVPVAQEESPEALPGDEGQGVGHSAPAIEDNTAPVSAPFPHGEVLPGEPDRETPRLPAATEPTSREPRGDCIGEDVPRAPVHAAPHTIPDEERLF from the coding sequence ATGGGGATGGGGCGGGGTGGGCTCGTGGCATACGTGGAGGCGGAGTTGGAGCGCGATATCGCTCTGGGGCGGCTGCCGCCCAGCGGGCAGTTCGGCTCGGAAGCGAAGCTGGCGCGTCGCCATAACGTATGTCGGGGCACCATTCGTGAGGCGCTGCGGCGGCTGGCGGCGCGGGGCCTGGTGGTGCAGCGCTCCGGACGCAAGACGCGCGCGGTGGCACTGGATGAGTCGCTGACCCTGGAGAACCTGGGGTTGGCGCTGCATGACGCGCGTTCGCCGGAGGCCCGGTGGCTCCTGGAGGGCTACTTCAGCCTCCGGCGGCAGGTGCTGGTGGAGCTGCTGGTTGACTGCTGCGCGAAGGCCTCCGAGCGGGACCTGGACGTGCTGGGCAGCCTCTGCTTCAGGCTTTGGGACGCGGCGAAGTGGGAATTGGGAGAGCGGTGCGCCCAGGTGGAGTTCGAGCTGCTCCGGCTGGCGGCCCGGGTGGCGGAGCGGCCCGGGCATGTCCTCCTCGTTCAATCCCTGCAGCGGGCCTTCCTGGGCGGCCCGGCCCGACTGCTGCCCTTCATGGAATGTGAAGCGCTGCGCCAGTGGGTGATTTGCGCGACGGATGCCCTGAGAGAGCGTGACACGCGGGCGCTCCAGCAGGACCTGCCCAAGCTGATGAAGGCCTGCGATGACCGCTTGCTGAACGCCTTCGCTCCTGTTCCGAAGGAAGCGGTCTCCGCCGAGTCCCCGTGCGCTCAGGAGTGTTTCTCCAACGATCCCGTGCCAGTCGCGCAGGAGGAATCGCCGGAGGCATTGCCTGGTGACGAGGGGCAGGGCGTTGGCCATTCCGCGCCGGCAATTGAAGACAACACGGCGCCGGTGAGTGCCCCCTTCCCTCATGGGGAGGTCCTCCCTGGGGAGCCAGACCGGGAAACACCACGGCTCCCGGCTGCGACTGAACCCACTTCCCGCGAGCCACGGGGGGACTGCATTGGGGAGGACGTGCCGAGAGCGCCTGTTCATGCGGCTCCTCACACCATCCCTGATGAAGAGCGTCTGTTTTGA
- a CDS encoding M1 family aminopeptidase codes for MNAARLWRVARTEWRHQVRRPLFWVLLVLLLAVVWGVSSGNVTIEAGSSEVGGKKAWITSAFAVAQAVLLLTFMLFTFFVSVGAGMAVISDDEARVQPVLHTTPLTPAEYVWGKFAGVLSAYVLALGWMMGLLVFFHHVVPAGADAEFRGPLVWGNYVSAAVWFGLPLIVFMAGMAFATGERTRRAVPVYFLPVGLFFLCAFFLWDWSPGWLDPRVNRFLMALDPGGFRWLTETWIKVDRGVDFYNTQPVGLDALFVTSRFVLMALGLGAVAWSERHFRRALRGEVRTKAPSGGAVLDAPPKQVALSHAEAPLSALRMGVRPPGFWAGLWTVARAEGRGLLSQPGLYLFLPLLMLQMVSEGATAVGPFDTSVLLVPGRFAVRTMGQASVLVCLLLMFYVVESLEREQSSLFAPIHDATPVRTLSVLLGKALANSLVAVALLVAMAVAGTLVQLSQGKVPLSLTPYVLVWGLLLFPTFLLWTGFILAARAVTGGRFGTYALALAALGLTGYVAVRGDLNWVTNWPLWDAVRWTDLGAFQVDRAALVLNRVAALGGAVFFTALAVRLDGRRVRDSVTTLEGLKPSGLARGLWRLAPSLAVPVVALTWLGIAVGQGHQGAAAKKRAKEYWQKNLATWKDAPQPMLADVDLDVDLEPEASAFRMKGTYTLMNRHAVALPRFALSGGDGWTDVRWTLDGQDVTPEDRSGLYVFTPSTPLAPGAKVTVGFQYSGHVPAGVSRAGGALKEFILPSGAVLTSETPTFAPVVGYEEERGIDPKENKYEPRVYPDDFYEGPTESAWGSNRPFPLRIRVSGPEAYTLNSVGVRESDTVKDGRRTTVWRSDHPVSFFNVIAGKWTRVEGAGSVVFHDPAHGYNVPEMMRGLEGARRYYSEWFHPFPWAELKLSEFAGLDNYAQGFPTDITFSESIGFLTRSTPESNAVLLVTAHEAAHQWWGNLLIPGKGPGGNVLSEGMSHYSALKLMEQLDGQEARRQMAKRLEERYGKERRVDAEQPLVKLDGSRDGDTVVLYEKGGWTFWMLEDLMGRDAMHAGLQAFLEQYMNNADHPVLQDFLRVMRPFAPSPEAFDRFTRQAFFEVVVPEYRVTDARVTKDHGQWVTTATVTNVGTGRMPVEVAVTKAGESTAPEGIAEALTRVEPGAGESVQVTLRSEFEPERVLVDPDVRVLQLRREQAQVKLTPP; via the coding sequence ATGAACGCAGCCCGGCTCTGGCGCGTGGCGCGCACCGAGTGGCGCCACCAGGTGCGGCGCCCGCTGTTCTGGGTGCTGCTCGTGCTGCTCCTGGCGGTGGTGTGGGGCGTGTCCTCCGGCAACGTCACCATTGAAGCGGGCAGCTCGGAGGTGGGGGGCAAGAAGGCGTGGATCACCAGCGCCTTCGCCGTCGCGCAGGCGGTGCTGCTGCTCACCTTCATGCTGTTCACCTTCTTCGTGTCCGTGGGCGCGGGCATGGCCGTCATCTCCGACGACGAGGCCCGCGTGCAGCCGGTCCTGCACACCACGCCGCTGACGCCCGCGGAGTACGTGTGGGGCAAGTTCGCGGGCGTGCTGAGCGCATACGTGCTGGCGCTTGGATGGATGATGGGGCTGCTCGTCTTCTTCCACCACGTGGTGCCAGCGGGCGCGGACGCGGAGTTCCGCGGGCCCCTCGTGTGGGGGAACTACGTGAGCGCCGCGGTGTGGTTCGGCCTGCCGCTCATCGTCTTCATGGCGGGCATGGCCTTCGCCACGGGGGAGCGCACGCGCCGCGCGGTGCCGGTGTACTTCCTGCCGGTGGGGCTGTTCTTCCTCTGCGCCTTCTTCCTCTGGGACTGGTCCCCCGGCTGGCTGGACCCGCGCGTGAACCGCTTCTTGATGGCGCTGGACCCCGGCGGCTTCCGGTGGCTCACGGAGACGTGGATCAAGGTGGACCGGGGCGTGGACTTCTACAACACGCAGCCCGTGGGGCTGGACGCCCTCTTCGTCACCAGCCGCTTCGTGCTCATGGCCCTGGGCCTGGGCGCGGTGGCCTGGAGTGAACGCCACTTCCGCCGCGCGCTCCGCGGCGAGGTGCGCACGAAGGCTCCCAGCGGGGGGGCGGTCTTGGACGCGCCTCCCAAGCAGGTGGCGCTGTCGCACGCGGAGGCGCCCCTGTCCGCGCTGCGCATGGGCGTCCGTCCGCCGGGTTTCTGGGCGGGACTGTGGACGGTGGCGCGCGCGGAGGGGAGGGGCCTCTTGTCGCAGCCGGGGCTCTACCTGTTCCTGCCGCTCCTGATGTTGCAGATGGTGTCCGAGGGTGCCACGGCGGTGGGCCCCTTCGACACGAGCGTGCTGCTGGTGCCCGGCCGCTTCGCGGTGCGCACGATGGGGCAGGCGTCCGTGCTCGTGTGTCTGTTGTTGATGTTCTACGTGGTGGAGTCGCTGGAGCGCGAGCAGTCCTCCCTCTTCGCGCCCATCCACGACGCGACGCCGGTGCGCACGCTGTCGGTGCTGCTGGGCAAGGCGCTGGCGAACAGCCTGGTGGCGGTGGCGCTGCTCGTGGCCATGGCGGTGGCGGGCACGCTGGTGCAGCTGTCCCAGGGCAAGGTGCCGCTGTCGTTGACGCCGTACGTGCTCGTGTGGGGGCTGCTGCTGTTCCCCACGTTCCTCCTGTGGACGGGCTTCATCCTGGCCGCTCGCGCGGTGACGGGAGGCCGCTTCGGGACCTATGCGCTGGCGCTGGCCGCCCTGGGCCTCACCGGCTACGTGGCCGTGCGGGGTGACCTCAACTGGGTGACGAACTGGCCGCTGTGGGACGCGGTGCGGTGGACCGACCTGGGCGCGTTCCAGGTGGACCGCGCCGCGCTGGTGCTCAACCGCGTGGCCGCGCTGGGCGGGGCCGTCTTCTTCACCGCGCTGGCGGTGCGCCTGGATGGACGGCGCGTCCGCGACTCGGTGACGACGCTGGAGGGGCTGAAGCCCTCGGGCCTGGCGCGTGGGCTGTGGCGGCTGGCGCCGTCTCTGGCCGTGCCGGTGGTGGCGCTGACCTGGCTGGGCATCGCGGTGGGGCAGGGCCACCAGGGCGCGGCGGCGAAGAAGCGCGCGAAGGAGTACTGGCAGAAGAACCTGGCCACGTGGAAGGACGCGCCGCAGCCCATGCTGGCGGACGTGGACCTGGACGTGGACCTGGAGCCGGAGGCGAGCGCCTTCCGCATGAAGGGCACGTACACGCTGATGAACCGGCACGCCGTGGCGCTGCCGCGCTTCGCCCTGAGCGGCGGCGATGGCTGGACGGACGTGCGCTGGACCCTGGACGGCCAGGACGTGACGCCGGAGGACCGCTCCGGGTTGTATGTCTTCACGCCCTCCACGCCGCTGGCGCCCGGGGCGAAGGTGACGGTGGGCTTCCAGTACTCGGGCCATGTGCCCGCGGGCGTGTCCCGCGCGGGCGGCGCGCTCAAGGAGTTCATCCTCCCTTCGGGCGCGGTGCTCACCAGCGAGACGCCCACGTTCGCGCCGGTGGTGGGCTACGAGGAGGAGCGCGGCATCGACCCGAAGGAGAACAAATACGAGCCGCGCGTGTACCCGGACGACTTCTACGAAGGGCCCACGGAGTCCGCGTGGGGCAGCAACAGGCCGTTCCCCCTCCGGATCCGCGTGAGCGGCCCGGAGGCCTACACGCTCAACTCCGTGGGCGTGCGCGAGAGCGACACGGTGAAGGACGGCCGCCGCACCACCGTGTGGCGGAGCGACCATCCGGTGAGCTTCTTCAACGTCATCGCGGGGAAATGGACCCGCGTGGAGGGCGCGGGCTCGGTGGTGTTCCACGACCCGGCCCATGGCTACAACGTGCCGGAGATGATGCGGGGGCTGGAGGGCGCGCGCCGGTACTACTCGGAGTGGTTCCACCCGTTCCCATGGGCGGAGCTGAAGCTGTCCGAGTTCGCCGGCCTGGACAACTACGCGCAGGGCTTCCCCACGGACATCACCTTCTCGGAGTCCATCGGGTTCCTCACGCGCTCCACGCCCGAGTCGAACGCCGTGCTGCTCGTCACCGCGCACGAGGCCGCGCACCAGTGGTGGGGCAACCTGCTCATCCCCGGCAAGGGGCCCGGCGGCAACGTGCTGTCGGAGGGCATGTCGCACTACTCGGCGCTGAAGCTCATGGAGCAGCTCGACGGGCAGGAGGCGCGCCGCCAGATGGCGAAGCGCCTGGAGGAGCGCTACGGCAAGGAGCGGCGCGTGGACGCGGAGCAGCCGCTGGTGAAGCTGGACGGCTCGCGCGACGGCGACACGGTGGTCCTCTACGAGAAGGGCGGCTGGACGTTCTGGATGCTGGAGGACCTGATGGGGCGCGACGCGATGCACGCGGGCCTCCAGGCCTTCCTGGAGCAATACATGAACAACGCGGACCACCCGGTGCTGCAGGACTTCCTTCGGGTGATGCGCCCCTTCGCGCCCTCTCCTGAAGCCTTCGACCGCTTCACCCGGCAGGCCTTCTTCGAGGTCGTGGTGCCCGAGTACCGCGTCACCGACGCGCGCGTGACGAAGGACCACGGCCAGTGGGTGACCACGGCGACGGTGACGAACGTGGGCACGGGCCGCATGCCGGTGGAGGTGGCGGTGACCAAGGCCGGGGAGTCCACCGCGCCCGAGGGCATCGCGGAAGCCCTGACGCGCGTGGAGCCCGGAGCCGGCGAGTCCGTACAGGTGACGCTGCGCTCGGAGTTCGAGCCGGAGCGGGTGTTGGTGGACCCGGACGTGCGCGTGCTCCAGCTGCGCCGCGAGCAGGCCCAGGTGAAGCTCACGCCTCCGTGA